One region of Alphaproteobacteria bacterium genomic DNA includes:
- a CDS encoding acetyl-CoA C-acetyltransferase, with the protein MTDAYIYDAVRTPRGKGKKDGSLHEVTPIRLAAQALTWIRDRNDLDTAEVDDIVLGVVEPVGEQGADIARVAALHADYDESVSGVQINRFCASGLEAVNMAAGQVMSGQSDLSIGGGVESMSRVPMFSGGGAWMADPEVAFKTYFVPQGVSADLVATKYGFSRDDVDAYAVESQRRAKAAWDAGYFEGSVVPVTDQNGLTVLDYDEYMRPQTTMQSLASLDPSFKDQGENYGFDGVAIQRYPEVERITHVHHAGNSSGIVDGAAAVLVGNKEIGDKLGLKARARIRAFSSIGSEPTIMLTGPSAAAEKALKRAGMTPEDIDLYELNEAFAAVVLRFMQTLDVPQDKMNVNGGAIAMGHPLGATGAMILGTLLDELERRDQEAGLATLCVGAGMGTATIIQRI; encoded by the coding sequence ATGACCGACGCCTATATCTACGACGCCGTTCGCACTCCGCGCGGCAAGGGCAAGAAGGACGGCAGCCTGCACGAGGTGACGCCGATCCGACTCGCCGCCCAGGCGCTAACCTGGATCCGCGACCGCAACGATCTCGACACGGCCGAGGTCGACGACATCGTGCTCGGCGTGGTCGAGCCGGTGGGGGAGCAGGGGGCCGATATCGCTCGCGTCGCTGCGCTGCATGCGGATTACGACGAAAGCGTCTCGGGCGTGCAGATAAACCGCTTTTGCGCCTCGGGCCTCGAAGCCGTCAACATGGCGGCTGGCCAGGTGATGAGCGGCCAATCCGATCTCTCCATTGGCGGCGGCGTCGAATCCATGTCGCGCGTGCCTATGTTCTCGGGTGGCGGTGCCTGGATGGCCGATCCGGAAGTGGCCTTCAAGACCTATTTTGTGCCGCAAGGCGTCTCGGCCGACCTCGTGGCCACCAAGTACGGCTTCAGCCGCGACGACGTCGACGCCTATGCGGTCGAATCCCAAAGACGCGCCAAGGCTGCGTGGGATGCAGGCTATTTCGAGGGCAGTGTGGTGCCGGTGACCGATCAGAATGGTCTCACTGTGCTCGATTACGACGAATACATGCGGCCCCAGACCACGATGCAGAGCCTGGCTTCGCTCGATCCCTCGTTCAAGGATCAAGGCGAGAATTACGGCTTCGATGGCGTTGCCATCCAGCGCTATCCGGAAGTTGAGCGTATTACCCATGTGCATCACGCCGGCAACTCGTCCGGCATCGTCGATGGCGCCGCGGCGGTGCTCGTCGGCAACAAGGAGATCGGTGACAAGCTCGGCCTTAAAGCGCGCGCGCGTATCCGCGCCTTCTCTTCGATTGGCTCGGAGCCGACTATCATGCTCACCGGGCCCAGCGCGGCGGCCGAGAAGGCGCTTAAGCGAGCTGGTATGACCCCGGAGGACATCGACCTCTACGAGCTCAACGAGGCCTTCGCCGCCGTGGTTCTGCGCTTCATGCAGACGCTCGATGTTCCACAGGATAAGATGAACGTCAACGGTGGTGCTATCGCCATGGGCCATCCGCTCGGCGCCACCGGCGCCATGATCCTCGGCACCTTGCTCGACGAGCTCGAGCGGCGCGACCAGGAAGCCGGGCTGGCCACGCTTTGCGTCGGCGCTGGCATGGGTACCGCAACCATCATCCAGCGCATCTGA
- a CDS encoding acyl-CoA dehydrogenase family protein, protein MADGGVYTAEHEAFRDQVKRFIAREITPYHDNWEKAGEIDRDLWHKMGAAGLLCCAVPEEYGGPGADFSYSAVVLEELAKANASGPGVGVHSDIVTPYILHYGSDEQKQEWLPKLVSGEAVGAIAMTEPGTGSDLQGVRTSAIEDGNHLVVNGAKTFITNGQQADVIIVVAKTDPSQGAHGTSLVLVEREREGFSRGRNLEKIGLKAQDTSELFFDNVRVPKTNLLGEEGRGFEYLMSDLPQERLIIALGAVAHAEAGLDWTIEYVKGRKAFGKAIGDFQNTRFRLADVKTEVTIGRAFVEQCLEKHMNGGLDPTTAAMAKLWTTEMENRVLDICLQLHGGYGYMWEYPIARAWADARIARIYGGTNEIMRELIGRSL, encoded by the coding sequence ATGGCTGATGGTGGCGTATACACGGCCGAACACGAGGCCTTTCGCGACCAGGTGAAGCGCTTTATCGCGCGCGAGATCACCCCGTATCACGACAACTGGGAGAAGGCTGGCGAGATCGACCGCGACTTGTGGCACAAGATGGGCGCGGCGGGGTTGCTCTGCTGCGCCGTGCCAGAGGAATATGGTGGCCCCGGCGCTGATTTCTCCTATTCTGCCGTGGTGCTGGAGGAGCTGGCGAAGGCCAATGCCTCGGGGCCCGGCGTCGGTGTGCACTCGGATATCGTCACGCCATACATTCTCCACTATGGCTCCGACGAACAAAAACAGGAGTGGTTGCCCAAGCTTGTGAGCGGTGAGGCCGTCGGTGCCATCGCCATGACCGAGCCCGGGACGGGCTCCGACCTGCAGGGCGTGCGCACCAGCGCTATCGAAGATGGCAACCACCTCGTGGTTAACGGCGCCAAGACCTTCATCACCAACGGCCAGCAGGCGGACGTGATCATCGTCGTCGCCAAGACCGATCCGAGCCAAGGCGCCCACGGCACTAGTCTAGTGCTGGTCGAGCGCGAGCGCGAAGGCTTCAGCCGCGGTCGCAATCTCGAGAAGATCGGCTTGAAGGCGCAGGACACCTCCGAGCTCTTCTTCGACAATGTGCGGGTGCCCAAGACCAACCTACTCGGCGAGGAGGGCAGGGGCTTCGAATATCTTATGTCCGACTTGCCGCAGGAGCGTTTGATCATCGCGCTCGGCGCCGTCGCTCACGCTGAGGCCGGGCTCGACTGGACCATCGAATACGTCAAGGGCCGCAAGGCCTTCGGCAAGGCCATCGGCGATTTTCAGAACACGCGCTTCCGCCTCGCCGATGTCAAGACTGAGGTGACCATCGGCCGCGCCTTCGTCGAACAGTGCCTGGAAAAGCACATGAACGGCGGGCTCGACCCCACCACCGCGGCCATGGCCAAGCTGTGGACCACGGAGATGGAGAACCGCGTGCTCGATATCTGCCTGCAATTGCACGGCGGCTATGGCTATATGTGGGAGTATCCCATCGCCCGTGCCTGGGCCGACGCCCGTATTGCCCGCATCTACGGCGGCACCAACGAGATCATGCGCGAGCTTATCGGCCGCTCGCTGTAA
- a CDS encoding 3-hydroxyacyl-CoA dehydrogenase NAD-binding domain-containing protein, translated as MIDYESADGVAVISWNMGARTMNVINDKSLAAFAEAVDRALGDEAVTGIIITSAKLDFLAGADLGSMLQADDAAEMFERVRAIQLLLRKLETGGKPVVAALPGTAVGGGLEIALACHRRIAAANPKAKFGQPEVTVGLLPGAGGTQRLPRLIGARAAMPLLVQGRNLDAETALKAGILDDVVPADELMSAARAWLDSEPEAINPWDRKGYRIPGGAVWGPGAMETFVAGSAMAHDKSRGNFPAVQAIMSSVYEGLLVDIDTGLKAEARWFTKLVCGPVAKNMIRSLFFAMGNANKLRNRPQDVERQSYSRVGILGAGMMGAGIAHTSAVAGLEVVLLDTDLDLVARGKSYSQGLLDKRVEGGRMSADARDAVLARIHPATDFADLAGCDLVVEAVFENRAIKADVTAKTEAVIAEDAIFASNTSTLPITGLAEASTRPANFIGLHFFSPVDRMPLVEIIRGEATSDATLARAMDYVQRIRKTPIVVNDSRGFYTSRVFGTYAREGMAMLAEGISPTLIENAGRMVGMPVGPLAVSDEVSIELMYKVAVQTKADLGDAYKPSVGEEVMEVMVSRYVRMGRKAGGGFYEYQKDDGKRLWFGLAEAFPLAAEQPDVEEVKERLLYVQAIETARCLEEGVLTDAADGDIGSILGWGFPAHTGGTLSLIDMMGVADFATACDRLAQAHGPRFTPPKLLRDMAAIGARFHDDSKLAA; from the coding sequence ATGATCGACTACGAGAGCGCCGACGGCGTTGCGGTCATTTCCTGGAACATGGGCGCACGCACCATGAACGTGATCAACGACAAATCCTTGGCGGCCTTTGCTGAGGCTGTGGATCGCGCGTTGGGCGACGAGGCGGTAACGGGTATCATCATCACATCGGCCAAGCTCGACTTTCTCGCCGGTGCCGATCTCGGCTCGATGTTACAGGCCGACGATGCGGCCGAGATGTTTGAGCGCGTGCGGGCCATCCAGCTACTGCTGCGCAAGCTCGAGACCGGCGGTAAGCCGGTCGTCGCGGCTCTGCCTGGCACCGCTGTCGGGGGCGGGCTTGAGATTGCGCTTGCCTGCCATCGTCGCATTGCTGCCGCAAATCCCAAGGCCAAGTTCGGCCAGCCGGAAGTGACTGTCGGGCTGTTGCCGGGAGCCGGGGGCACTCAGCGCCTGCCGCGCCTGATCGGTGCCCGCGCGGCCATGCCGCTTCTGGTGCAGGGCCGCAATCTCGATGCCGAAACGGCGCTCAAGGCCGGCATTCTCGATGACGTGGTGCCGGCGGACGAACTGATGAGCGCCGCCCGTGCCTGGTTAGACAGTGAGCCCGAGGCCATCAATCCGTGGGACCGCAAGGGCTATCGTATTCCCGGCGGCGCCGTCTGGGGTCCCGGCGCCATGGAGACTTTCGTCGCTGGTAGCGCCATGGCGCATGACAAGTCACGTGGCAACTTTCCTGCTGTGCAGGCCATCATGTCTAGCGTCTACGAAGGCCTGTTGGTCGATATCGATACGGGCCTGAAGGCCGAGGCGCGCTGGTTCACCAAGCTCGTCTGCGGGCCGGTCGCAAAGAATATGATCCGCTCACTGTTCTTTGCCATGGGCAATGCTAATAAGCTCCGCAACCGGCCTCAAGATGTTGAGAGACAGAGCTACAGCAGGGTCGGCATACTCGGAGCTGGCATGATGGGCGCTGGAATTGCCCACACCTCGGCCGTGGCCGGGTTGGAAGTGGTGCTGCTGGACACCGATTTGGACCTTGTCGCGCGCGGCAAGAGCTATAGCCAGGGTCTGCTCGACAAGCGTGTTGAGGGCGGGCGCATGAGCGCCGACGCGCGCGATGCAGTATTGGCGCGTATCCATCCGGCCACCGATTTTGCCGACCTTGCCGGCTGTGACCTGGTCGTGGAAGCGGTATTTGAAAACCGTGCCATCAAGGCCGACGTCACGGCCAAAACCGAGGCGGTGATTGCCGAGGATGCCATCTTTGCCTCCAATACCTCGACGCTACCGATCACGGGTCTTGCTGAGGCTAGCACCCGCCCGGCCAACTTTATTGGCCTGCATTTCTTCTCGCCAGTGGACAGGATGCCGCTAGTCGAGATCATACGCGGTGAGGCGACCAGTGATGCGACCCTGGCGCGCGCCATGGACTATGTGCAGCGCATCCGCAAGACCCCCATCGTGGTCAACGACAGCCGCGGCTTCTACACAAGCCGCGTCTTCGGCACATATGCTCGTGAAGGCATGGCAATGTTAGCCGAAGGTATATCCCCAACCCTGATCGAGAACGCAGGGCGCATGGTCGGCATGCCGGTCGGTCCACTTGCCGTCAGTGACGAGGTTTCTATCGAGCTTATGTATAAGGTTGCAGTACAAACAAAAGCCGATTTGGGAGACGCCTATAAACCGTCCGTTGGCGAAGAGGTTATGGAGGTTATGGTCTCCCGGTACGTGCGCATGGGACGGAAGGCGGGCGGCGGCTTTTACGAGTACCAGAAAGACGACGGTAAGCGCCTCTGGTTCGGTCTGGCCGAGGCGTTCCCGCTCGCTGCCGAACAGCCCGATGTGGAGGAGGTGAAGGAGCGTCTGCTTTATGTCCAGGCCATCGAGACTGCGCGCTGTCTCGAGGAGGGTGTGCTGACCGACGCTGCAGACGGTGATATTGGGTCTATCCTAGGCTGGGGCTTTCCGGCCCATACCGGTGGTACGCTATCGCTGATCGACATGATGGGTGTGGCCGATTTTGCCACCGCCTGTGACCGTCTCGCCCAAGCCCATGGCCCTCGCTTCACCCCACCCAAGCTACTGCGCGATATGGCCGCGATAGGCGCCCGCTTCCACGACGACAGCAAGCTCGCGGCTTAA
- a CDS encoding lactate racemase domain-containing protein, giving the protein MFENLQFNMAGGLDLPLPRMARVRQLFDDHALPDVAAAVTAELDKPGVGESIKPGASIAVGVGSRGVNNIQTAVKALVAGLKARGAEPFIFPAMGSHGGGTLEGQRSVLAGYGITEDEVGAPIRCTMDTVVLGTLKNGTEVHMDRYASEADGVVVINRIKPHTSYRAAIESGITKMLTIGMGKINGATALHGGNSMSDFGTVLPAAAQVIIDNRPFLFGIGMVEDAYDATAIVEGLSAVSLFDREAELQAKAKSLMGRIQIDDIDVLVIDEIGKEISGAGFDPNITGRNARGIAGFEHPRVKKIVLLDLTDATKGNASGIGCADVITQHLLSRIDFNYTYANVVTSTYLDGAYIPIAMKTNSEAVALAVKTLTGVAPQDARIVRIKNTLKLDEIAVSEPLLDEVRTHERMELMSEPVTMDLDAAA; this is encoded by the coding sequence ATGTTCGAGAACCTTCAGTTCAATATGGCGGGCGGGCTGGATCTGCCGTTGCCGCGCATGGCGCGGGTGCGCCAGCTTTTTGACGATCACGCGCTGCCGGACGTGGCCGCGGCGGTCACGGCGGAACTTGACAAGCCGGGGGTGGGCGAGAGCATCAAGCCTGGCGCCAGCATAGCCGTCGGGGTTGGGAGCCGCGGGGTAAACAATATTCAGACCGCGGTGAAAGCGCTCGTTGCGGGCCTCAAGGCGCGCGGCGCCGAGCCCTTCATCTTCCCGGCCATGGGCAGCCACGGGGGCGGAACCCTCGAAGGCCAGCGCAGCGTTCTCGCTGGTTACGGCATTACCGAGGACGAGGTAGGCGCGCCGATACGCTGCACCATGGACACTGTCGTCCTCGGCACACTCAAGAACGGCACTGAAGTGCACATGGACCGCTACGCCAGCGAGGCCGACGGCGTTGTCGTGATCAATCGCATTAAGCCCCACACCAGCTATCGCGCCGCGATCGAGAGCGGCATCACCAAGATGCTCACCATCGGCATGGGCAAGATCAACGGCGCCACGGCGCTGCACGGCGGCAACAGCATGAGCGATTTCGGCACCGTGCTGCCGGCCGCGGCCCAAGTCATCATAGACAATAGACCCTTCCTCTTCGGCATCGGTATGGTCGAGGATGCCTATGACGCGACCGCCATCGTCGAGGGCCTGTCGGCAGTCTCCTTGTTCGACCGCGAGGCCGAGCTGCAAGCAAAGGCAAAGTCGCTGATGGGCCGCATCCAGATCGACGATATCGACGTGCTGGTCATCGACGAGATCGGCAAGGAGATTAGTGGCGCCGGCTTCGACCCCAATATCACCGGCCGCAACGCCCGTGGCATTGCAGGCTTTGAGCATCCGCGCGTGAAGAAGATCGTTCTGCTGGACCTCACCGACGCCACCAAGGGCAATGCTAGCGGCATTGGCTGCGCCGACGTGATCACCCAGCACCTGCTGAGCCGCATCGACTTCAACTACACTTACGCCAACGTCGTCACCTCGACCTATCTTGACGGCGCCTACATCCCCATCGCTATGAAGACCAACAGCGAGGCGGTGGCGCTGGCCGTGAAAACTTTAACCGGCGTTGCGCCACAAGACGCGCGCATTGTGCGCATCAAGAACACCTTGAAACTGGACGAGATCGCGGTCAGCGAGCCACTGCTCGACGAGGTGCGCACGCACGAGCG
- a CDS encoding NIPSNAP family protein, producing MAIYELRTYTLQVGKLAEAVEVYQSLGWPAIEPYQDKLVGYFTGDIGALNQIIHVWKFDDDADRRAFWAKIYDDEAFMTFARSFRPLIQTQENKLMLAAPWGPHP from the coding sequence ATGGCGATCTACGAGCTGCGCACTTACACCCTGCAAGTCGGCAAGCTGGCCGAAGCAGTGGAAGTCTACCAGAGCCTCGGCTGGCCGGCTATCGAGCCCTATCAGGATAAGCTGGTGGGATACTTCACGGGCGATATCGGCGCGCTCAACCAGATCATCCACGTCTGGAAGTTCGACGACGATGCCGACCGCCGCGCTTTCTGGGCCAAGATCTACGACGACGAGGCCTTCATGACCTTCGCCCGCAGCTTTCGCCCCCTCATCCAAACCCAAGAGAACAAGCTCATGCTGGCGGCACCGTGGGGGCCGCATCCGTAG